AATTATTCTGAACCAGTTACGTTATCTGCAGAAGGTTTACCAACAGGTGCTAATGTTGTTTTTTCTCCTTCGGTAATTAGTGCTGATGGAAATGTAACAATGACCATTTCTAATTTAGAAGGTAAAACAGCCCAGAGTTATGAAATAAATGTGAAAGGAGTTTCTAAAAGTTTAAATAAAAATACAGCTGTTGTTTTAGATTTAAAAACACCTAATTTTACGGAATTAACACTAACCTCACCGCAAGATGATGCAGATAATATTGGTTTATTTGAAGCGTTAAAATGGGTGTTAGATACTAATGCGGTATCTTATCATGTAGAAATAGCAAAAGACCCTAATTTTTCTGAAATTGTTTCATCAGATACTGTAGCAAACAACTCTTATATTCCAATTAACTTGTCTCAAGAAACACAGTATTTTTGGAGGGTTAAATCTATTAATAATTGCGGAGAAGGAAATTATAGTACCACTTATAGCTATACAACAGAAGTCTGTAAGGTCTGCGATTCTAGAGGCGATTCTGATTTTTTAACAGGTACTACATTAGTAGAATTTAATACAATTAGTAATGCATCTGCAAAAGAAGAAGGCGGTTTAGGATATAGTGATTATACAGAAATAGAAACAGAATTATTTATTAATAGTACCTATGAATTAGTTGTAAATACAAATACAGATGGAGATTATAGAGTGCTAACCAAGGCTTGGATAGATTGGAATCAAAATTGTGTTTTTGATGTTGAGGAAGCGTATGATTTAGGTTTTACAGAGAATGGAGAAGATATTGCTACAAGTGAGAGTCCGTTTAAAATAACGGTTCCAGCAAGTGCTTTGTTAGGGAAAACGACTTTAAGGGTTTCTACTAAATACATAGACTCAAGTGATCTAGAAGCTCCCGAATCTTGTGATTTAGGTTTTGATGGAGAGGTAGAAGATTATACTATTTTAGTAAAAAGTGTTTCTATTTACGATGCTGTTTTTGAAGACTTTAATTTATACCCAAATCCTACAAAAGGTGAATTTACTTTAAATTTAAAACTGATTAATACGGATAATGTGTCTGTTCAGTTATTTGATATTAGAGGAAGGTTAGTTGGGCAACAAACATTTTTTAATACAAATAAAGATACAAGTTTTTCTAAGAAAATATCTTTTAATAACCTTTCTGGAGGATTGTATTTATTGAAAGTTACAAACGGAAACAAACAAACAACAAGGAAGCTTATTATAGAGTAAAAAAACAAAATTTTTAAAAAAACCACATTCTAAAATAATGTGGTTTTTTTTATGGTTATTAACAAAAAAAGAAAGTGTGTAAAAAACGACCTGGAGTTAGTGTAAAACCTCCAGCAATAACAATTGCTCCAAAATAAAGAAAAATCATTTTTAGTTTATGTTTTTTAATTTGTCCTTTCTTTACGGCAATTATAGCAGTAGGAACACTGTATAATGTTAGAATACTAAATAAATGTATGTACCCAAAATGATTTAAAAATTGAGTTCCTACATACGCAGGCATAAATAATGTGATAACTGCTGTAATCATCATTAAAGACATATAAATTTTTCCTAATAATTTATGAAAAGGAGTTCCTTTTTTCACTAATAAAAGGTAAGCGCCAATAAAAATGCATGGAACAACAGTAAACAAGTGCGAGTACATTAAATATTTATATTCCATAGCTTTTAACAAGTTTTTGTCTAAAATAAGGAAATAAAAAAAGCCGCATCAAATTTTGATACGGCTTTTTTAAAATAAAATATTTAATTTAAGATTATCTTAAAAAAGGATATTTATAATCGGTAGGTGTTACAAATGTTTCTTTAATCAATCTAACAGATGTCCAACGTAACAAGTTTTGTGCAGAACCTGCTTTGTCATTTGTACCAGAAGCTCTTGCTCCTCCAAATGGTTGTTGTCCCACAACAGCACCTGTTGGTTTATCATTAATGTAGAAGTTACCTGCTGCATTTTCTAAAGCTTTAGAAGCTTTTTCTACAATATATCTATCTGTAGAAAAAATAGCTCCTGTTAAAGCGTATTCTGTAGATTCATCAACTAGTTTTAAAGAAGCTTCCCAGGCAGCATCTTCATAAACAAAAATAGTAATTACTGGTCCAAATAACTCAGTAGTCATTGTTGTGTAAGTTGGTGTTTTTGCTAAAATTACAGTAGGTTCAATAAAATAACCTGTAGATTTATCGTGGTTTCCACCAACAATAATTTCTGCATCTTTATCTGCTTTTGCAGCGTCTATATAACTAGCTATTTTATCAAAAGATCCTTCGTGAATAACTGCATTTACAAAGTTAGAAGGATCTTCTGGAGAGCCCATTTTAATTTCGTTTGTTTGTGCAATTACATGTTTTTTTACTTCTTCCCATAATGATGCAGGAATGTAGGCTCTAGAAGCAGCAGAACATTTTTGACCTTGATACTCAAAAGCACCTCTAGTTATTGCAGTTGCAACTTGTAAAGGGTTAGAAGAATTGTGTGCCCAAATAAAATCTTTTCCTCCTGTTTCTCCAACAATTCTTGGATATGTTTTGTAAGTATGTATGTTGTTTCCTATTTGTTTCCATAAGTTTTTGAAAACATGAGTAGAACCTGTAAAGTGTAGTCCAGCAAAATCTGGAGACGCTAAAACGGTATCTGTAATCATTACAGGATCTCCGTACACTACATTTATAACCCCATCTGGCAAACCAGCTTCTTTAAATAAATCTACAATTACTTGTGCAGAATATGCTTGATGATCAGAAGGCTTCCAAACAACAACATTTCCCATTAAAGCAGCGGCAGCAGGTAAGTTTGCCGCAATAGAAGTAAAGTTAAATGGCGTAATTGCATATACAAACCCTTCTAAAGGTCTATACTCAACTCGGTTCCATATTCCTGGTGCAGATGCTGGTTGATCTTTAAAAATATCCGTCATATATTCTACATTAAAACGGAAAAAATCAATCATTTCGCAAGCAGCGTCAATTTCTGCCTGGTATACGTTTTTAGATTGTGCAATCATGGTTGCAGCATTCATTTTTGCTCTATAAGGTCCTGCTAATAATTCAGCCGCTTTTAAGAAAATAGTTGCACGCTCTGTCCAAGAAACACTAGACCAAGCCTCTCTAGCCGCTAAGGCTGTAGAAATTGCAGTGTCTACATGTGTTTTTTCTGCAGTATGGTATTTACCAACAACATGTTTGTGATCATGAGGAGGTGTAATGCTTTTGGTGTTTCCTGTTCTAATTTCTTCGCCATTAATGTGCATTGGCACATCAATATTGCTGTTAAACATTGCTTTATAAGTAGCTAATAATTCTTCTCTTTCTGGAGAACCTGGAGCATACCCCTTTACAGGTTCGTTTACTGCTTTAGGAACGTTAAAAAATCCTCTTGCCATTTTGTATGTTTTTTTAAATTTAATCGACTAATTTTGAGTTTCAAAGTTACAATTTTTGTTTCAATAAATTTAACCGATTTTTGATGTCTTTTGTTAAGGAAAGTTTAAAGATAAGATCAAAACTAAAGGTTTTTCGTAAATAGTAAAAAAAATATATGTGTACAGTAAGCTATCTTCCTTTAGGGAATAATGATTTTATTTTAACTTCTAATAGAGATGAAACTCCATTAAGAAATACAATTTCGCCAAAAAAGTATTTAGAAAATGGCGTTGCGTTAACGTATCCGAAAGATGAATTGGCAGGAGGAACTTGGATTGGTTTGAGTGATAAAAAACGTTTGGTTTGTCTTTTAAATGGTGGTTTTAAAAAACATGTAAGAAAGAATTCTTATAAAATGAGTAGAGGAATTATTGTAAAAAACATTTTATCTGTAGATGATGCTGTTTCTTATATCAATAATTTTGATTTTACAGAAATAGAACCTTTTACGTTGATTCTGGTAGATTGGAAACATCAATTAGAAACTTATGAGTTGGTTTGGGATGGAGAACTAAAGCATTTTAATAAATTGCCTCAAAAACCAAAAATTTGGTCTTCATCTACCTTGTATACAGAAGAAGTAAAAGAAATGAGGAGGCAATGGTTTGCAGATTGGTTGTTAGAAAATAAAGAGTTTCATCAAGCTAAAATAGTTGCATTTCATCAAAATGAAGACTTAGGAAACGTAGAAATAGCACCAAAAATGAAGCGTGAGTTTGTAGAAACAGTAAGTGTTACATCTGTAGAAAAGAGGTCTTTAGAAGTTAAAATGGATTATTTAGATTTTGTAAATGCCTCTAAAATAATGCAAAAGCAATAAATGATATAAAAAGGGCGCCTAAAGAAGTAAAAATAACAAATAGAATATTTGCAAAGATGTACTTTATAAGTGTTTTAAAATATCCTTGCCCATAAAAATTCTTCATAGCAAGATACAGGTACAATAAAAATACTAATGCAAAAAAGGACATGTAATTTACTGTTTCTTTAAAAAAGTTTATGAGGTAGAAAATAGAAAACAGTAAGAAGAAAAAAGTTTGTGTATGAAAAACAAAGATTAAATGTTCTACATATGTAAATTTTCTTCGGATGTAAATGAAACGTAAAAACAGTGTAAATAATGGTAGTAATATAAATAATGCAATTGAAGAATAAGAAAGTAATTGCTTATTTAATTTTTTAGCAACCGAACTATCTGTTAGAATAGTGTTTATTAATTTAGTTCTAGAATACCAGAATCTATTTGAAAAACTTTTATTGATGGCTAAACTATCTAAAGCATCATCCACATAAACCTGAGGGTTTTTTTTATGGAAATTTAGCATTTTAATAATTTTTATCTCTTTTCCTGCAACTTTAAGAAATGGCTTTTTTGTAATACTATCTTTAAGTGTAGTTAGTAAAGAGTCTACTTCTTTTAAATTATTTATAGAATCTTTCTCCTTTTCTAAATTGATATGAATACCTGGTAAAAAGTTGTTGTTACTTGTTTTTTTTCCTTCTCTAAAATTATTAAAATCATTATAACTCTTTGTAAAACCAATAATTAAAAAGAATATTAAGGAAACTGTTAAGTAAAATTGAAAAGGATTAGAATAGCGTTGTCTTTTCCCTGCAATATAGTTTTTAGAAACTTCTCCGGGTTTAATTAATAAAGGGATTATTGTTGTCCAAAACTTAGCGTCAAAATTAAATAAACCATTAAAAACATAGTGCATAAAGTTAGCAAAAGTAATTCTGTGGCCTTTATTTTCTTGCCCACAATCTGGACAAAATTTTTCTTGTCCGTTAAAAGGGTGCCCGCAATTTAAACATGCAGGATCTTTTAATTGAATTTCTTTTTTTGTGTTTGTTAGTTTAATGTTGCTAATGTTGTTAGTTGAAAAGTGGGTATTATTACCTTGAATTGTTCAAAAGTATCTAAATTTATCATGGTGTAAAAACCTTTCATTGCACCCATATTAGATTCTAAGAAACAACCAGAACTATAGGTGTAGGTATCGTTTGGTTTTAAGGTAGGTGTTTGTCCTACAACTCCTTCTCCGCTTACAATTTCTGTATTATAAAGTGTGTCAAAAATGGTCCAAAATCGATCTGTTAACTTTACGGTTTCGGTAGATTTATTTTCAATAGTAATTACATACCCAAAAATGTGGTGCAGCCTATTATTTCTGTAATTAGTACCTTTATATTTAGTGCTAACAGAAACTTTTATTCCTTTTGTAATTTGGTTTGTCATTGAAAGTAAATGTAGTTTTTTTATGTATAAATGACAAATGATTTTTTATCTCATTTCTATTTAAAATGTACTTTTCTAAAAATAGATTTTTTTTTCTTTAAATGAAAAGGTATAAGATTGTGTCTTATTGGATTGTGTTTACAAATACTTATTCTATTTTTTTCTGATGCTCTCTTAATTGATATTATCTCTTTATACTTACAAAGTAGCTTATTTTTAAGTGTTGGGTAAAATTTACTCGATAGACTTGTTATTTACACATGTTTTATACGGGTGATGTATGGTGTTGTAAAATTAAAAATAATTTAACAACCTGATAATCATGTATTTGTGTTGTTTTTTGAATTGTTGGTTTTCTGTGGCATATTTATTTCTATATACCTAATCGTAAATAATAATTAATATAAAAACTTAAATGATTATGAAAAAATTAGTTTTAACAGTAGCAGTAGCAATTTTAACAGTTGGAGTTTCGGTTTCGACTTTTGCAAACGATAACAACAATATTTCTAATTCAATTATTACGGTAATAACAAATGATGGATTTAAAGAAATTACGGTAAAAGAATTGCCAGAAGCAGTTTCTAGTGCTATTTTAAAAGATTTTAAAACAGCAACTGTTGCTAGAGTGTATGTAAACGGAATTGAACAATACAAAATAGAATTAACTATTGATGGAGCAGAAAATGTTGTTTATGCAGATAAAGAGGGAAAATGGTTAAAAGAAGAAGAAGTAAATATGGTTGAGTAATTTTTAGATTTTAAACATCTTTAATTTCAATATTAAAAACACCTAATCATAAATAATAATTAATATAAAAATTTAAATAACTATGAGAAAATTAATTTTAACAGTAGCAGTAGCAGTATTAACAGGTGGAGTTTCGATTTCAGCTTTTGCAAACGACAATATTAACAACAATTCTAATTCAATCGTTACTGTAGTAATGAATGATGGATTTAAAGAAATTACAGTAAAAGAATTGCCAGAAGCGGTAGTTACTGCCATTTTAAAAGATTTTAAAACAGCAACGGTTACTAAAGTGTATGTAAACGGAAGTGAGCAATACAAAATAGAACTAACTGTTGATGAAGCAGAAAGTGTTGTTTATGCAGATAAAGAGGGGAAGTGGTTAAAAGAAGAAGAAGTAAGTGTAGAAGAATAGAGTAGTTTTAGATCTAAGTATTCTGGGTCCTCAATTTTTCAAAAGGAAAGACATTTTTTAATTAAAATGTCTTTTTTTTGATAACAATCAATTTATCTTGATATTTTTGTAAGAAATGTGTAAGCTTTATGAAAGGGATTTTATTAGTTGAAGATGATGTAGCATTTTCTGAAATGTTGAAACAATTTCTTGTTCGACATCAATATGTTGTTGATGTGAGCTACAATATAAAAAATGCTTTACAACAATTAGAAAAGAAAAATTACGACTTAATTTTTACAGATTTACGTCTTCCAGATGGTGATGGAATTGCGTTGTTAAAGCAAATTAAAAAAAGTAAACATGCTGTTCCTGTTGTTTTAATGACGAGTTATGCAGAGGTGTCTACCGCTGTACAGGCCATGAAACAAGGGGCTTTCGATTATATTTCTAAACCATTTAATCCTAGTGAGGTCTTAGAAGTTATTAACAATGCCTTAGAAGAAAAGACAACAAGTGTTGTTCCAGTTCAAGAAAAAAAAGAAAGTACTAAGCTCTCTACCGATTTTGTAAAAGGGATTAGTAGTTCTTCTAAAGTATTAGATGAATACATTTTATTAGTAGCACCCATTAATATGTCTGTGCTTATTACAGGAGAAAGCGGTACCGGGAAAGAAGTTGTAGCAAAAACAATTCATTTAAAAAGTCCTAGACATAATAAGCCGTTTATTGCTGTAGATTGTGGTGCAATACCTAGAGAAATAGCTTCTAGTGAGTTTTTTGGTCATAAAAAAGGATCTTTTACAGGAGCAAATGAAGATAAAATAGGTCATTTTGAATCTGCCAATGGCGGAACACTTTTTTTAGATGAAGTAGGTAATTTAACTTACGAAAACCAAATACAATTGTTACGTGCTTTGCAAGAGCGAAAAATTAAACCAATTGGAAGTAGTAAAGAAATTAAGGTTGATATCCGTTTAATAACGGCAACAAATGAAGATTTGCTTGCGGCTGTTGAAAAAGGAGATTTTAGAGAAGATTTATACCATCGATTAAATGAGTTTTCTATTAAAGTACCTAATTTAAAAGACCGAAAGGATGATTTAATTTTGTATGCAGATTACTTTTTAAATAAGGCAAACCAACAACTAAACAAATCGGTGATTGGTTTTTCTAAAGATGTATTAACTATTTTTCAAAATTATCAATGGCCAGGTAATTTAA
The nucleotide sequence above comes from Polaribacter butkevichii. Encoded proteins:
- the pruA gene encoding L-glutamate gamma-semialdehyde dehydrogenase, with amino-acid sequence MARGFFNVPKAVNEPVKGYAPGSPEREELLATYKAMFNSNIDVPMHINGEEIRTGNTKSITPPHDHKHVVGKYHTAEKTHVDTAISTALAAREAWSSVSWTERATIFLKAAELLAGPYRAKMNAATMIAQSKNVYQAEIDAACEMIDFFRFNVEYMTDIFKDQPASAPGIWNRVEYRPLEGFVYAITPFNFTSIAANLPAAAALMGNVVVWKPSDHQAYSAQVIVDLFKEAGLPDGVINVVYGDPVMITDTVLASPDFAGLHFTGSTHVFKNLWKQIGNNIHTYKTYPRIVGETGGKDFIWAHNSSNPLQVATAITRGAFEYQGQKCSAASRAYIPASLWEEVKKHVIAQTNEIKMGSPEDPSNFVNAVIHEGSFDKIASYIDAAKADKDAEIIVGGNHDKSTGYFIEPTVILAKTPTYTTMTTELFGPVITIFVYEDAAWEASLKLVDESTEYALTGAIFSTDRYIVEKASKALENAAGNFYINDKPTGAVVGQQPFGGARASGTNDKAGSAQNLLRWTSVRLIKETFVTPTDYKYPFLR
- the apaG gene encoding Co2+/Mg2+ efflux protein ApaG, with the translated sequence MTNQITKGIKVSVSTKYKGTNYRNNRLHHIFGYVITIENKSTETVKLTDRFWTIFDTLYNTEIVSGEGVVGQTPTLKPNDTYTYSSGCFLESNMGAMKGFYTMINLDTFEQFKVIIPTFQLTTLATLN
- a CDS encoding NRDE family protein; translation: MCTVSYLPLGNNDFILTSNRDETPLRNTISPKKYLENGVALTYPKDELAGGTWIGLSDKKRLVCLLNGGFKKHVRKNSYKMSRGIIVKNILSVDDAVSYINNFDFTEIEPFTLILVDWKHQLETYELVWDGELKHFNKLPQKPKIWSSSTLYTEEVKEMRRQWFADWLLENKEFHQAKIVAFHQNEDLGNVEIAPKMKREFVETVSVTSVEKRSLEVKMDYLDFVNASKIMQKQ
- a CDS encoding sigma-54-dependent transcriptional regulator, which codes for MKGILLVEDDVAFSEMLKQFLVRHQYVVDVSYNIKNALQQLEKKNYDLIFTDLRLPDGDGIALLKQIKKSKHAVPVVLMTSYAEVSTAVQAMKQGAFDYISKPFNPSEVLEVINNALEEKTTSVVPVQEKKESTKLSTDFVKGISSSSKVLDEYILLVAPINMSVLITGESGTGKEVVAKTIHLKSPRHNKPFIAVDCGAIPREIASSEFFGHKKGSFTGANEDKIGHFESANGGTLFLDEVGNLTYENQIQLLRALQERKIKPIGSSKEIKVDIRLITATNEDLLAAVEKGDFREDLYHRLNEFSIKVPNLKDRKDDLILYADYFLNKANQQLNKSVIGFSKDVLTIFQNYQWPGNLRELSNVIKRATLLTKSEIIDVEVLPIELTKVKESKSSLNKFSTKENEKALIISALEEVGNNKTQAAKLLNITRKTLYNKLKEYNLS
- a CDS encoding DUF3667 domain-containing protein, translating into MHYVFNGLFNFDAKFWTTIIPLLIKPGEVSKNYIAGKRQRYSNPFQFYLTVSLIFFLIIGFTKSYNDFNNFREGKKTSNNNFLPGIHINLEKEKDSINNLKEVDSLLTTLKDSITKKPFLKVAGKEIKIIKMLNFHKKNPQVYVDDALDSLAINKSFSNRFWYSRTKLINTILTDSSVAKKLNKQLLSYSSIALFILLPLFTLFLRFIYIRRKFTYVEHLIFVFHTQTFFFLLFSIFYLINFFKETVNYMSFFALVFLLYLYLAMKNFYGQGYFKTLIKYIFANILFVIFTSLGALFISFIAFALF
- a CDS encoding DUF2306 domain-containing protein, with the protein product MEYKYLMYSHLFTVVPCIFIGAYLLLVKKGTPFHKLLGKIYMSLMMITAVITLFMPAYVGTQFLNHFGYIHLFSILTLYSVPTAIIAVKKGQIKKHKLKMIFLYFGAIVIAGGFTLTPGRFLHTFFFC